A stretch of the Halomonas sp. CH40 genome encodes the following:
- a CDS encoding GtrA family protein: protein MIKRLLTSSSSLATFGRFAMVACSIALIDIGALYGLHEGLDANVYLARVFSYFMAMTAGYFLNRHFTFHHQRRFRHLLADLWRFYSVFALGGLLNYGVFALTVALGGRMGVMPEATFWLPLLGVWLGGLVGMSFNYVFSHKLVFKEP from the coding sequence ATGATCAAGCGTCTTCTAACATCCAGCAGTTCTCTGGCCACCTTTGGGCGATTTGCCATGGTGGCCTGTAGCATCGCCCTGATCGATATCGGCGCGCTATACGGGCTGCATGAAGGTTTGGATGCCAATGTCTATCTGGCACGGGTGTTCTCGTACTTTATGGCCATGACCGCCGGTTATTTTCTGAACCGCCATTTTACCTTCCATCATCAGCGGCGCTTTCGTCATCTGCTGGCGGATTTATGGCGGTTCTATTCGGTCTTTGCGCTGGGTGGCCTGCTTAACTACGGCGTTTTTGCGCTAACGGTGGCGCTGGGTGGGCGCATGGGCGTTATGCCAGAGGCAACCTTCTGGCTGCCTCTGCTGGGGGTCTGGCTGGGAGGCCTGGTGGGCATGAGCTTTAA